A single Phragmites australis chromosome 4, lpPhrAust1.1, whole genome shotgun sequence DNA region contains:
- the LOC133915859 gene encoding uncharacterized protein LOC133915859 isoform X2 — protein MERRQGFFAALREEVARGLSPARSRRRSDAVELAAVLRFTGGVSGGGGGGGGEMLAPLMEGPDPESGDGEYGGGGGGGSRARKEGWGQWVRGQFARAPSSVAAAAAGAGAARNDLRLLLGVMGAPLAPAHVCATEPLPHLSVKDTPIETLSAQYILQQYLAASGGHKLLVSVRNAYTMGKVRMVATEFETAGRVVKNRNAGRGAEPGRFVLWQMAPEMWYIELAVGGSKVHAGCNGKLVWRHTPWLGAHAAKGPVRPLRRALQGLDPLATASMFAGARCIGERKVNGEDCFILKLCTEPETLKARSEGLAEIIRHVMFGYFSQRTGLLVHIEDSHLTRIQSTTGGDVVYWETTINSFIEDYRPVEGIMIAHSGRSAVTLFRFGEVAMSHTKTRMEEAWSIEEVAFDVPGLSMDCFIPPTDVKSGSVGETMELSHGEKSKVGPPPGHRAKVAALEKAEDNKMAWSGTILDDHK, from the exons ATGGAAAGGAGGCAGGGCTTCTTCGCGGCGCtgcgggaggaggtggcgcgCGGGCTGTCGCCGGCGAGGTCGCGCCGGAGGTCGGATGCGGTTGAGCTCGCCGCCGTGCTGAGGTTCACCGGAGGGgttagtggtggtggtggtggaggaggaggcgagatGCTGGCGCCGCTGATGGAGGGGCCCGATCCGGAGTCCGGCGACGGCGagtacggcggcggcggaggaggtggatcGCGAGCGCGGAAGGAAGGGTGGGGGCAGTGGGTGCGCGGCCAGTTCGCGCGTGCCCCGTCCTCGGTGGcagccgcggccgccggcgccggcgcggcgcgGAACGACCTCAGACTGCTCCTCGGCGTCATGGGCGCGCCGCTCGCACCCGCGCACGTCTGCGCCACCGAGCCGCTCCCTCATCTCAGCGTCAAGGATACTCCCATC GAGACCTTGTCGGCACAGTACATCCTGCAGCAGTACCTTGCGGCCTCTGGAGGGCACAAGCTTCTGGTGTCCGTGCGCAATGCCTACACCATGGGCAAGGTGCGCATGGTGGCCACTGAGTTCGAGACCGCCGGCCGTGTCGTCAAGAATCGTAATGCTGGACGCGGCGCCGAGCCCGGCCGCTTCGTGCTGTGGCAGATGGCTCCTGAGATGTGGTACATCGAGCTGGCTGTCGGTGGGAGCAAGGTGCACGCAGGGTGCAATGGCAAGCTCGTGTGGCGCCACACCCCATGGCTTGGTGCCCATGCTGCCAAGGGCCCTGTTCGCCCTCTTCGCCGTGCCCTTCAG GGCCTGGATCCATTGGCTACGGCCAGCATGTTTGCTGGTGCACGGTGCATCGGGGAGAGGAAGGTGAACGGGGAGGACTGCTTCATCCTGAAGCTGTGCACAGAACCTGAGACCCTCAAGGCACGCAGTGAGGGCCTTGCAGAGATCATCAGGCATGTCATGTTTGGGTACTTCAGCCAGAGGACTGGTCTTCTCGTGCACATCGAGGATTCACATCTGACCCGAATTCAGTCAACTACTGGAGGGGATGTGGTCTACTGGGAGACTACTATCAATTCGTTCATTGAGGACTACCGTCCAGTGGAAGGTATAATGATTGCGCATTCTGGGCGCTCGGCTGTGACCCTGTTCCGGTTTGGCGAGGTGGCCATGAGCCACACAAAGACTCGAATGGAGGAGGCGTGGAGCATCGAGGAGGTCGCGTTCGATGTTCCTGGGCTGTCCATGGACTGTTTCATCCCACCCACTGATGTCAAGTCTGGATCTGTTGGTGAGACCATGGAGCTTTCTCATGGCGAGAAGAGCAAGGTCGGTCCTCCCCCTGGCCATCGTGCTAAAGTTGCTGCACTGGAGAAGGCTGAAGACAATAAAATGGCATGGAGCGGAACCATACTCGATGATCACAAGTGA
- the LOC133915859 gene encoding uncharacterized protein LOC133915859 isoform X1, with translation MERRQGFFAALREEVARGLSPARSRRRSDAVELAAVLRFTGGVSGGGGGGGGEMLAPLMEGPDPESGDGEYGGGGGGGSRARKEGWGQWVRGQFARAPSSVAAAAAGAGAARNDLRLLLGVMGAPLAPAHVCATEPLPHLSVKDTPITLSAQYILQQYLAASGGHKLLVSVRNAYTMGKVRMVATEFETAGRVVKNRNAGRGAEPGRFVLWQMAPEMWYIELAVGGSKVHAGCNGKLVWRHTPWLGAHAAKGPVRPLRRALQGLDPLATASMFAGARCIGERKVNGEDCFILKLCTEPETLKARSEGLAEIIRHVMFGYFSQRTGLLVHIEDSHLTRIQSTTGGDVVYWETTINSFIEDYRPVEGIMIAHSGRSAVTLFRFGEVAMSHTKTRMEEAWSIEEVAFDVPGLSMDCFIPPTDVKSGSVGETMELSHGEKSKVGPPPGHRAKVAALEKAEDNKMAWSGTILDDHK, from the exons ATGGAAAGGAGGCAGGGCTTCTTCGCGGCGCtgcgggaggaggtggcgcgCGGGCTGTCGCCGGCGAGGTCGCGCCGGAGGTCGGATGCGGTTGAGCTCGCCGCCGTGCTGAGGTTCACCGGAGGGgttagtggtggtggtggtggaggaggaggcgagatGCTGGCGCCGCTGATGGAGGGGCCCGATCCGGAGTCCGGCGACGGCGagtacggcggcggcggaggaggtggatcGCGAGCGCGGAAGGAAGGGTGGGGGCAGTGGGTGCGCGGCCAGTTCGCGCGTGCCCCGTCCTCGGTGGcagccgcggccgccggcgccggcgcggcgcgGAACGACCTCAGACTGCTCCTCGGCGTCATGGGCGCGCCGCTCGCACCCGCGCACGTCTGCGCCACCGAGCCGCTCCCTCATCTCAGCGTCAAGGATACTCCCATC ACCTTGTCGGCACAGTACATCCTGCAGCAGTACCTTGCGGCCTCTGGAGGGCACAAGCTTCTGGTGTCCGTGCGCAATGCCTACACCATGGGCAAGGTGCGCATGGTGGCCACTGAGTTCGAGACCGCCGGCCGTGTCGTCAAGAATCGTAATGCTGGACGCGGCGCCGAGCCCGGCCGCTTCGTGCTGTGGCAGATGGCTCCTGAGATGTGGTACATCGAGCTGGCTGTCGGTGGGAGCAAGGTGCACGCAGGGTGCAATGGCAAGCTCGTGTGGCGCCACACCCCATGGCTTGGTGCCCATGCTGCCAAGGGCCCTGTTCGCCCTCTTCGCCGTGCCCTTCAG GGCCTGGATCCATTGGCTACGGCCAGCATGTTTGCTGGTGCACGGTGCATCGGGGAGAGGAAGGTGAACGGGGAGGACTGCTTCATCCTGAAGCTGTGCACAGAACCTGAGACCCTCAAGGCACGCAGTGAGGGCCTTGCAGAGATCATCAGGCATGTCATGTTTGGGTACTTCAGCCAGAGGACTGGTCTTCTCGTGCACATCGAGGATTCACATCTGACCCGAATTCAGTCAACTACTGGAGGGGATGTGGTCTACTGGGAGACTACTATCAATTCGTTCATTGAGGACTACCGTCCAGTGGAAGGTATAATGATTGCGCATTCTGGGCGCTCGGCTGTGACCCTGTTCCGGTTTGGCGAGGTGGCCATGAGCCACACAAAGACTCGAATGGAGGAGGCGTGGAGCATCGAGGAGGTCGCGTTCGATGTTCCTGGGCTGTCCATGGACTGTTTCATCCCACCCACTGATGTCAAGTCTGGATCTGTTGGTGAGACCATGGAGCTTTCTCATGGCGAGAAGAGCAAGGTCGGTCCTCCCCCTGGCCATCGTGCTAAAGTTGCTGCACTGGAGAAGGCTGAAGACAATAAAATGGCATGGAGCGGAACCATACTCGATGATCACAAGTGA
- the LOC133915860 gene encoding subtilisin-like protease SBT1.7, whose protein sequence is MHNKMLRALVVALAVVAAVAAAAAEQRATYIVHMAKSAMPAEYADHSEWYGASLRSVSAGGAAKMLYAYDTVLHGFSARLTAQEASDMACMEGVLAVNPETRYELHTTRTPEFLGIAGGGQGLFPQSGTAGDVVVGVLDTGVWPESKSYDDTGLGEVPSWWKGECMAGTGFNSSACNRKLVGARFFNRGYEAAMGPMDTDRESRSPRDDDGHGTHTSSTAAGAAVSDASLFGFASGTARGMAPKARVAVYKVCWLGGCFSSDILAGMDAAVADGCGVLSLSLGGGAADYSRDSVAIGAFAAMQQNVLVSCSAGNSGPGSSTLSNVAPWITTVGAGTLDRDFPAYVVLGNGKNYTGASLYAGKALPTTPLPIVYAANVSNSTAGNLCMPGTLTPEKVAGKIVVCDRGVSARVQKGFVVRGAGGAGMVLANTAANGQELVADAHLLPAAGVGDREGTAIKFYLASDPNPTATIVIAGTQVDVHPSPVVAAFSSRGPNMVTPEILKPDIIAPGVNILAAWTGKAGPTGLAADTRQVGFNIISGTSMSCPHVSGLAALLRSAHPEWSPAAVRSALMTTAYATYSGGSPLLDAATGATATPFDYGAGHVDPERAMDPGLVYDLGTRDYVDFLCALKYTSNMIAAVARSKDYACAENKTYSVGNLNYPSFSVAYSTANGDGSDSTATTVTHTRTFTNVGGRGTYKVSTSVAAEGVTVAVKPTELAFTSVGEKKSYTVSFTSKSQPSGTTIFGRLVWSDGKHNVASPIALTWT, encoded by the coding sequence ATGCACAACAAGATGCTGCGGGCGTTAGTGGTGGCGCTCGCGGTGGTTGCCGccgtcgcggcggcggcggcagagcaGCGAGCGACGTACATAGTCCACATGGCTAAGTCGGCGATGCCCGCAGAGTACGCCGACCACAGCGAGTGGTACGGCGCGTCGCTGCGCTCGGTTTCGGCGGGCGGCGCGGCAAAGATGCTGTACGCGTACGACACGGTCCTGCACGGCTTCTCGGCGCGGCTCACCGCGCAGGAGGCCAGCGACATGGCGTGCATGGAGGGCGTCCTCGCTGTTAACCCGGAGACGAGGTACGAGCTGCACACCACGCGGACGCCTGAGTTCCTAGGCATCGCCGGGGGCGGCCAGGGGCTGTTCCCGCAGTCCGGGACGGCGGGGGACGTCGTCGTTGGGGTGCTCGACACCGGCGTATGGCCCGAGAGCAAGAGCTACGACGACACGGGCCTCGGTGAGGTGCCATCCTGGTGGAAGGGGGAGTGCATGGCCGGAACGGGGTTCAACTCCTCCGCCTGCAACCGGAAGCTCGTCGGCGCGCGCTTCTTTAACCGGGGATATGAGGCGGCGATGGGACCCATGGACACAGACAGGGAGTCGCGCTCACCGCGCGACGATGATGGCCACGGGACACACACGTCCTCCACGGCCGCTGGAGCCGCGGTGTCCGACGCGAGCCTGTTCGGATTTGCGTCCGGCACGGCGCGGGGCATGGCCCCCAAGGCGCGCGTGGCGGTGTACAAGGTGTGCTGGCTCGGAGGCTGCTTCAGCTCGGACATCCTCGCAGGGATggacgccgccgtcgccgacggctgTGGCGTGCTCTCGCTCTCGCTCGGTGGCGGTGCCGCCGACTACTCGCGCGATAGCGTCGCGATCGGTGCGTTCGCCGCGATGCAGCAGAACGTCCTGGTCTCATGCTCGGCAGGAAACTCCGGGCCCGGCAGCTCAACATTATCCAACGTGGCGCCGTGGATCACCACCGTGGGCGCTGGCACCCTCGACCGCGACTTCCCGGCGTACGTCGTGCTCGGTAACGGCAAGAATTACACGGGCGCCTCCCTTTACGCTGGGAAGGCCCTCCCCACCACCCCGCTCCCCATCGTCTACGCGGCCAACGTCTCCAACTCCACCGCCGGCAACCTCTGCATGCCAGGGACCCTCACGCCGGAGAAGGTGGCCGGCAAGATCGTCGTCTGCGACCGCGGCGTCAGCGCGCGCGTCCAGAAGGGCTTTGTCGTGCGCGGCGCCGGAGGTGCTGGCATGGTGCTCGCAAACACCGCCGCCAACGGCCAGGAGCTCGTCGCCGACGCACACCTTCTCCCCGCCGCCGGAGTGGGCGACAGAGAAGGCACCGCGATAAAGTTCTACTTGGCCTCCGACCCGAACCCCACGGCGACGATCGTGATCGCCGGGACGCAAGTGGACGTGCACCCCTCGCCGGTGGTGGCCGCGTTCTCATCTCGCGGGCCAAACATGGTGACGCCGGAGATCCTCAAGCCGGACATCATCGCACCTGGCGTCAACATCCTGGCGGCGTGGACCGGCAAGGCCGGGCCAACGGGGCTTGCCGCCGACACCCGCCAGGTGGGCTTCAACATCATCTCGGGCACGTCGATGTCGTGCCCGCACGTGAGCGGCCTCGCGGCGCTGCTCAGGAGCGCGCACCCGGAGTGGAGTCCCGCGGCCGTGCGCTCGGCCCTCATGACCACCGCCTACGCCACGTACTCCGGCGGGTCGCCCCTCCTGGACGCGGCCACCGGCGCGACCGCCACGCCGTTCGACTACGGCGCCGGTCACGTCGACCCCGAGCGGGCGATGGACCCGGGGCTCGTGTACGACCTCGGCACCCGCGACTACGTCGACTTTCTGTGCGCGCTCAAGTACACCAGCAATATGATCGCCGCCGTGGCGCGGAGCAAGGACTACGCGTGCGCTGAGAACAAGACCTACTCCGTGGGTAACCTCAACTACCCGTCCTTCTCGGTGGCCTACTCCACAGCGAACGGTGACGGCAGCGACTCCACGGCGACCACCGTGACGCACACGCGCACGTTCACCAACGTGGGCGGGCGGGGCACGTACAAGGTGTCCACGTCGGTCGCCGCGGAAGGCGTGACCGTGGCCGTCAAGCCCACCGAGCTGGCGTTCACGTCGGTCGGCGAGAAGAAGAGCTACACGGTGAGCTTCACGTCCAAGTCGCAGCCGTCCGGCACCACCATCTTCGGCCGGCTCGTTTGGTCGGACGGCAAGCACAACGTGGCCAGCCCGATAGCCTTGACGTGGACATGA